The Rickettsia felis URRWXCal2 genome contains the following window.
TATCACGTACTAACTCATCATCCATATTAAATTTACCGTCTTGCAGGACATAACTAAGAAAATTATATAAATTCTTAGAGTAGAGTTTTGAGCTATCGGTAGCAATTTTAGTAGCAAGATTTGATAAACCTATTATGGTAACACCGTGTTTAGTAACGATCTTATCAGGTTCTGAACCTTCCACATTTCCTCCTGTAGAGGTCGCTATATCAACAATCACTGAACCGTGCTTCATAGATTCTAGCATTTTTTCCGTAACAAGAAGAGGTGCTTTTTTTCCTGGAATTTGTGCAGTAGTAATAACTATATCATATCCTTTAATAATTTTTGCTAAAAACTCTTCTTGTTTAGCTTTGTAATCTTCCGAACTCTCGTGAGCATAACCTGATTTATCCTGCAAATCTTCTTGTAGTTCCGGTGAAACAAACTTAGCTCCTAAACTTTCTACCTGCTCTTTGGTAGCAGCTCTTACATCATATCCTGCAACAATGCTACCGAGTCTTTTTGCCGTTGCAATAGCTTGGAGTCCTGCAACACCGATACCAAGGACCAAAGTTTTGCACGGTGAAATCGTACCTGCTGCTGTCATCATCATAGGAAAAGCCTTTGTGTAATGATAGCTTGCTTCAATTACCGCTCTATATCCTACTAAGTTACTTTGAGAAGATAAAGCATCCATATTTTGAGCTTTAGTAATTCTCGGCACAAATTCCATAGCAAAAGTCGTGAGGTTTTTTTTAGCTGCTGCTTTTATATATTCATGATTCAAATAAGGCGATAATAATCCTACAATAATTGCTCCTTTTTTTGCAAATTCAAGCTCATTATATTTATCCGTAACGGATGAAGGTTGCACCTTTAATATAATATCGGCATCGGAAATAATTTCGAGTGGTACCGAAGATACTTTAGCACCTAGAGCAACATATTCTTCATCAAGAAAACCGGCATGAAGCCCTATATCTTTTTCTACCGTAACCGCATAGCCTTTTTTGACTAACAATCCTGCTACTTCAGGCGTTATAGCAACTCGCGTTTCATGCTTGGCTTTTTCTTTTAAAGCAACGATTTTCATAAATATTATTTGTTTTAACAAAATAACTAAGGTATTTTAAACATAATTTAAAATATAAAACAATAAAAATGAAAAAAATATTCTTAATTATTATTTGTGTTTTTATAAATTCAGTCGTAGCGTTTGGAGCAGATGATAAAACAACTATTTCGGAGCTAAAAACTTATCTACATACGATAAAATCGGTTGCTATAGATTTTACTCAAGAAGATTCGTACGGTAAAATAGTTAAAGGAAAATTACTAATCCACAAACCTTATAATTTTAGATGTAATTATTATCCTCCTTTCCCTTTAGTTATAATAGGTACTAAAAATTTCGTATCGATGTATGATTATGATATGGAGCAAGTAAGCCGTATTAATAGAAGCGAAAATACATTTAATTTTTTATTAGAAGATAATAAGGATTTTGTTTTTGAATCGGTAATCAATGAAAGAAATATTTCTAAAATTACTATCTATCATACTTTAACGGAAAAGCGTAGCGAAATTACTTTTAATAAAGCTACTAAACAAATTGAAGCATTAAAAATATTTGAAGATAATAATATAGTCACTATTACTTTTGATAAAATAGCTAAAGTACAAAAATTTTCCGATGATTTATTCAAATTAAAAAACCCTGAAATATTCGGTCCACCTGAAAGATTAACAAAATCGGAAATAGAAAAAAAATATATTGTTTCTTGAAAATAAACAGGTTATGTTAATTATGCTAGTAGTGGGCATTGTGCCTGTTTAGTCGGTCAGGTCTGAAAGGAAGCAGCCAGAATGGGATTCGATGGGTCATTACTAGCATTATTCTTAAAAGAATTGGATGTCAAAGCCGTCATTGCGAGAAGAATTACGTAGTAATTCGACGAAGCAATCTCAGGAATCAATATTACTTCATGAGATTGCCGCGTCGCTTCGCTCCTCGCAATGACGAGGTATGACATAAAA
Protein-coding sequences here:
- the pntA1 gene encoding NAD(P) transhydrogenase subunit alpha, whose amino-acid sequence is MKIVALKEKAKHETRVAITPEVAGLLVKKGYAVTVEKDIGLHAGFLDEEYVALGAKVSSVPLEIISDADIILKVQPSSVTDKYNELEFAKKGAIIVGLLSPYLNHEYIKAAAKKNLTTFAMEFVPRITKAQNMDALSSQSNLVGYRAVIEASYHYTKAFPMMMTAAGTISPCKTLVLGIGVAGLQAIATAKRLGSIVAGYDVRAATKEQVESLGAKFVSPELQEDLQDKSGYAHESSEDYKAKQEEFLAKIIKGYDIVITTAQIPGKKAPLLVTEKMLESMKHGSVIVDIATSTGGNVEGSEPDKIVTKHGVTIIGLSNLATKIATDSSKLYSKNLYNFLSYVLQDGKFNMDDELVRDMLITKDGKVVSEKLNI